Proteins encoded in a region of the Pseudothermotoga elfii DSM 9442 = NBRC 107921 genome:
- a CDS encoding ABC transporter permease has translation MPKKSSLVMFKRISKNKGALFGMFIVILMITVSIIAPLIAPYDPYKQDLLSSLQRPSLKHVFGTDIFGRDVLSRVIYGARTSISISFFAVLIAIFIGTTAGTFAGYFGGAIDEVLMRFLDILMAFPDILLAIAIVAALGPGKSNLIMAIAIYSFPQFARVMRASVLSVKNSEYVEAAKAIGESNISIMIRYVVPNAITPIIIQATLRMATAVLTISGLSFLGLGVKPPEAEWGTDLAMARVYIEIAPHLGIFPGLALFLTVMGFNLFGDGLNDALNPRLKDR, from the coding sequence ATGCCAAAAAAAAGTTCATTAGTCATGTTCAAAAGAATAAGTAAAAACAAAGGAGCTCTTTTTGGAATGTTTATAGTAATATTGATGATAACTGTTTCGATAATTGCACCATTAATAGCTCCTTACGATCCTTATAAACAGGATTTACTTTCAAGTCTCCAGAGACCTTCTTTAAAGCATGTTTTCGGTACAGATATTTTTGGAAGAGATGTATTGAGTAGAGTTATTTACGGTGCAAGAACTTCTATTTCAATATCTTTTTTTGCAGTTTTGATTGCTATTTTCATAGGAACAACTGCTGGAACATTTGCAGGTTATTTTGGAGGAGCGATTGATGAGGTATTGATGAGATTTCTGGATATATTGATGGCATTTCCGGATATACTGCTCGCAATAGCGATTGTTGCAGCATTAGGACCAGGAAAATCTAATCTTATTATGGCTATCGCTATTTATTCTTTTCCACAGTTTGCAAGGGTCATGAGGGCATCAGTTTTGAGCGTTAAAAATAGCGAATATGTTGAAGCAGCAAAAGCTATTGGCGAATCTAATATTTCAATAATGATAAGATACGTGGTTCCAAATGCAATAACACCAATAATAATTCAAGCAACACTCAGAATGGCAACAGCTGTGCTGACAATATCTGGATTAAGTTTTCTTGGATTGGGTGTTAAACCCCCTGAAGCCGAGTGGGGAACTGACCTTGCGATGGCGAGAGTCTACATAGAGATAGCCCCTCATCTTGGTATATTCCCTGGTCTGGCGCTTTTTCTGACAGTTATGGGTTTTAATCTTTTTGGTGATGGGCTCAATGACGCTCTTAACCCTCGTTTAAAGGACAGGTGA
- a CDS encoding ABC transporter permease: protein MIKFVSRRLLLLIPVIIGVSLISFSIMHMIPGDPARIIAGEGATKEDIEVIRTKYGLDKPLIEQYIRFMRGVLINDLRSIKTEKPIFGEILPRFSNTVQLAAVSIVISSLAGIFLGIISAVKRNTWVDNFAMIFSLTGVSMPIFWLGILLIIIFSVVLKWLPSGGKGGIQHIILPAITLGLATSAVIARMTRASMLEVLNQDYVRTARAFGLPERKIVYKYTLKNALVPVITVIGLQFGYLLGGAVLTESVFGWPGLGKYIVDSIFSRDYIAVQVGIMIIAVSFVLVNLIVDILYVFVDPRLRRG, encoded by the coding sequence ATGATTAAATTTGTTAGTCGTAGATTGCTTTTACTTATACCGGTGATCATTGGAGTTTCATTGATATCATTTTCCATAATGCACATGATTCCTGGTGATCCTGCACGCATAATAGCTGGTGAAGGAGCAACGAAAGAAGATATAGAGGTAATACGTACAAAATATGGTTTGGATAAGCCATTGATCGAACAGTACATCAGATTTATGAGGGGAGTTTTGATAAATGACCTTAGGTCAATTAAGACTGAAAAACCTATCTTTGGAGAAATTTTGCCGCGATTTTCAAATACTGTTCAACTTGCAGCTGTGAGTATTGTTATTTCATCTTTAGCAGGTATCTTTCTTGGAATAATCTCTGCTGTAAAACGTAATACCTGGGTAGATAATTTTGCAATGATCTTCTCACTAACAGGTGTTTCAATGCCTATTTTCTGGCTCGGTATTCTCTTGATAATAATTTTTTCGGTCGTGCTTAAATGGCTTCCTTCTGGAGGAAAAGGAGGTATACAGCACATTATTTTGCCTGCTATAACTCTCGGCTTAGCAACATCTGCAGTAATAGCTCGAATGACACGTGCGAGTATGCTTGAAGTTCTCAATCAAGATTATGTGAGAACCGCCAGAGCTTTTGGGCTGCCTGAGAGAAAAATCGTATACAAATACACTCTCAAAAATGCTCTTGTACCGGTTATCACAGTCATAGGATTGCAATTTGGTTATCTTCTTGGCGGGGCTGTTCTTACAGAGAGTGTGTTCGGCTGGCCTGGACTTGGCAAATATATCGTGGATTCAATTTTCAGCAGAGATTATATTGCTGTTCAGGTCGGAATAATGATTATAGCAGTTTCTTTTGTTCTGGTTAACCTGATTGTTGACATTCTTTATGTATTTGTAGATCCAAGATTGAGGCGGGGGTAA
- a CDS encoding ABC transporter ATP-binding protein, with translation MNELLKIENLKLYFNTEEGVVKAIEDVNLTINTGEIVGIVGETGSGKSVTAMSILKLIPSPPARYLNGEIWFDGQKIDNLSEEAMSNIRGKKIAMIFQEPMTSLNPTFTIGEQICDVIMAHMQIRKEEAFKKAIETFKLVKMQDPESLMIKYPHQLSGGMRQRVMIAMALVCNPKLLIADEATTALDVTIQAQILGLLKKMNKELGLSILIITHSLGIVAQICDRVVVMYSGYTVESGNVYEIFNRPLHPYTRGLLNAIPSVENKLETLKAIEGTVPDLIDPPVGCRFHPRCGRVIKGLCDEHVPELTGFDHKVACFNPYDGGDENWRS, from the coding sequence ATGAATGAATTACTTAAGATAGAAAACCTTAAACTTTACTTCAACACTGAAGAAGGTGTTGTAAAGGCTATAGAAGATGTTAATTTAACTATCAATACAGGGGAAATTGTTGGAATAGTAGGTGAAACTGGGAGCGGAAAATCTGTTACAGCGATGAGTATATTGAAATTGATACCATCGCCTCCTGCCAGGTATCTTAACGGAGAAATCTGGTTCGATGGACAAAAAATTGACAATCTTTCAGAAGAAGCTATGAGCAATATAAGAGGCAAAAAAATAGCCATGATTTTTCAGGAGCCAATGACTTCATTGAATCCAACTTTCACAATTGGAGAACAAATTTGCGATGTAATAATGGCTCATATGCAAATTCGTAAAGAAGAGGCTTTCAAAAAGGCAATCGAAACCTTTAAACTGGTTAAAATGCAGGACCCTGAATCTTTAATGATCAAATACCCACACCAACTTTCTGGAGGAATGAGGCAAAGAGTAATGATCGCGATGGCACTGGTGTGTAATCCAAAACTGCTAATTGCAGATGAGGCAACTACTGCTTTGGATGTTACTATTCAAGCGCAAATTCTTGGGCTGCTCAAGAAGATGAACAAAGAGCTTGGATTAAGCATTTTAATCATCACACACAGCCTGGGTATTGTTGCACAAATTTGCGATAGAGTGGTAGTCATGTATTCAGGATATACAGTAGAGTCCGGCAATGTGTACGAAATATTCAACAGACCTTTACACCCCTACACCAGAGGGCTTTTAAATGCTATTCCATCTGTCGAAAACAAGCTGGAAACACTTAAAGCAATTGAAGGTACAGTTCCTGATTTAATAGATCCACCAGTGGGCTGTCGTTTTCATCCGCGATGTGGGAGAGTTATAAAAGGTCTGTGTGATGAACATGTACCAGAATTAACGGGTTTTGACCACAAAGTTGCTTGCTTCAATCCATATGATGGTGGTGATGAAAATTGGAGATCCTGA
- a CDS encoding glutathione ABC transporter substrate-binding protein, whose product MRKTVSWCILLLFTSFFAANLGGTLRFLIGVDITTLLGPNIPDSVSNIVASHIFEGLIDVDENLKIIPSLAERWEIQENGTAYVFFLRKGVKFHDGEIFNAYAVKKHFDYVLGSSLRNVGMFKGIIKEVQVVDDYTVKIILFRPYPPILYRLATSSAAWIISPKAIDEFGSDPALFGKNPIGTGPFMFKSWKAGEKVELVKNPNYWREGLPYLDSLVFSIVSEDISRVTQVRAGDADVMYNPPPALVPALEKDPKLNVITIPTVRVIYIGLNSLVPPLNDVRVRQALNYAVDKEKLCSIIMRGMARPSDSPLSSITYGYTSTGGYPYNPQKARQLLKEAGYENLKLELITPKGRYLNDYETAVAIQGMLSEVGIDLDVKPMEWGTYVAKILSNKPEDWDYQMFLLGWAPGTAEGHWVLFPLFHSVNQMGNPEGTARYNNFFYRNPEVDDLIDKIGKELNEEKLMEYYAEAQKIILQDAPWLFLYEMKIATVSRKEIRGLKIYPTERFNMTYAWIEK is encoded by the coding sequence TTGAGAAAAACCGTTTCCTGGTGCATTTTACTTCTTTTTACGTCCTTTTTCGCGGCAAATCTTGGTGGAACGTTGAGATTCCTCATCGGGGTTGACATCACAACTTTGCTTGGTCCAAATATTCCAGATTCAGTAAGTAACATAGTTGCCAGTCACATTTTTGAAGGGTTAATAGACGTAGATGAGAATCTCAAAATTATTCCATCTCTTGCCGAAAGATGGGAAATTCAAGAAAACGGGACCGCCTACGTGTTTTTCCTTAGAAAAGGTGTAAAATTCCACGATGGTGAAATTTTCAACGCTTATGCCGTCAAGAAACATTTTGATTACGTCCTTGGTTCTTCTCTGAGAAATGTTGGTATGTTCAAAGGTATCATTAAAGAAGTGCAGGTAGTTGACGATTACACCGTAAAAATCATCCTGTTCAGACCATATCCGCCGATATTGTATCGATTAGCTACATCTTCTGCCGCATGGATAATTTCTCCCAAAGCCATCGACGAATTTGGATCAGATCCAGCATTATTTGGTAAAAATCCAATTGGCACAGGACCTTTTATGTTTAAAAGCTGGAAAGCTGGGGAAAAAGTAGAACTCGTTAAGAATCCCAATTACTGGCGCGAAGGATTACCATATCTTGATAGTCTTGTTTTCTCTATCGTTTCTGAGGACATTTCGCGAGTTACGCAGGTTAGAGCAGGTGATGCTGATGTTATGTATAATCCACCTCCAGCTCTGGTTCCTGCACTCGAAAAAGATCCTAAACTTAATGTAATAACGATACCCACGGTAAGAGTAATTTACATAGGGTTGAACAGTTTAGTTCCACCTCTGAACGATGTTAGAGTCAGACAGGCATTAAATTACGCTGTGGATAAAGAAAAACTGTGCAGTATCATAATGAGAGGAATGGCGCGTCCATCAGATTCTCCTCTGTCGAGTATCACCTATGGTTATACTTCAACTGGCGGTTATCCATATAACCCTCAAAAAGCCAGACAACTTCTGAAAGAAGCAGGATACGAGAATCTAAAACTGGAATTAATCACACCCAAAGGAAGGTATTTGAACGACTACGAAACCGCCGTGGCTATACAGGGGATGTTGAGTGAAGTGGGGATAGACTTAGATGTAAAACCTATGGAATGGGGGACCTATGTAGCAAAGATACTTTCAAACAAGCCTGAAGATTGGGATTATCAAATGTTCCTGCTTGGCTGGGCACCAGGAACTGCCGAAGGTCACTGGGTACTGTTTCCACTCTTTCACTCTGTTAACCAAATGGGAAATCCTGAAGGTACAGCAAGGTATAATAATTTCTTCTACAGAAACCCGGAAGTTGATGATCTCATCGATAAAATAGGCAAAGAACTTAATGAAGAGAAATTAATGGAATATTATGCCGAAGCGCAAAAAATAATCCTTCAGGATGCACCGTGGTTATTTCTTTACGAAATGAAAATTGCGACAGTATCAAGAAAAGAAATCAGAGGTCTCAAAATTTATCCTACAGAACGTTTTAATATGACTTATGCGTGGATTGAAAAATAG
- a CDS encoding ABC transporter ATP-binding protein, whose amino-acid sequence MEILKVEKLVKTFSVKKGFFGKYFQIKPLDEVSFSLREGETLGVVGESGCGKTTLGRTVIKLQKPDGGKIFFDGNDVTDIPEKDFQKYRRNIQIVFQDPFSSLNPRMTVYETLARPIRIHKTVPKSEEKKTIVRTLESVGLKKEHMNRFPHEFSGGQRQRIAIARAIITRPKFIVLDEPTSALDVSVQAQIINLLKKLKKDLKLTYMFISHDLSVIKFLSDRVAVMYLGQIVEMGKTDLVINNMLHPYTELLFNSVPIPDPAKKMNFELDASEVPSLINSPAGCPFFDRCHLRLKECNRLRPKLEEVEKDHLVACFLYHKTAHR is encoded by the coding sequence TTGGAGATCCTGAAAGTAGAAAAATTAGTCAAAACTTTTTCGGTGAAAAAAGGGTTTTTTGGTAAGTATTTTCAAATTAAACCCCTTGATGAAGTTTCTTTTTCTCTTAGAGAAGGCGAAACACTCGGGGTAGTTGGTGAATCAGGATGTGGTAAAACGACGCTCGGAAGAACTGTTATAAAGCTTCAAAAACCAGATGGTGGTAAAATTTTTTTTGATGGCAACGATGTAACAGATATACCCGAAAAAGATTTCCAGAAATACAGGAGAAATATTCAAATAGTCTTTCAAGATCCATTTTCGTCGCTTAACCCAAGAATGACTGTTTATGAAACACTTGCCCGTCCGATCAGAATTCATAAAACAGTTCCAAAAAGCGAGGAGAAAAAAACAATAGTTCGCACACTTGAAAGTGTGGGGTTAAAAAAAGAGCACATGAACAGGTTCCCACACGAATTTTCCGGTGGTCAAAGGCAGCGAATAGCAATTGCACGTGCGATAATCACCAGACCAAAATTTATTGTACTCGATGAACCCACGTCCGCACTCGATGTCTCTGTGCAGGCACAGATCATCAATCTTCTGAAAAAACTGAAAAAAGATTTAAAATTGACATATATGTTTATATCTCACGATCTTTCGGTTATTAAATTTTTAAGTGATAGAGTAGCTGTAATGTATCTTGGTCAAATAGTTGAAATGGGTAAGACTGATCTGGTAATCAATAACATGCTCCATCCATACACAGAATTACTTTTCAATTCGGTACCAATACCGGATCCTGCAAAAAAAATGAATTTCGAATTAGATGCGAGTGAGGTCCCCTCCTTGATTAATTCACCTGCTGGATGCCCTTTTTTTGATCGGTGCCACCTGAGGTTAAAAGAGTGCAATCGTCTCAGACCGAAATTAGAAGAAGTAGAGAAAGATCACCTCGTTGCATGTTTTTTATACCATAAAACCGCCCACAGGTAA
- a CDS encoding 3'-5' exoribonuclease YhaM family protein, which produces MKLGDRIPKEIFNELKPSKEPDFPYLEDLGSKVNENVQVIAKVTSRKLQEARDQKKFLLMTLSDKTGSIRAIDWYNADENFLKINDGDVVVARGRIVYFEDHIQLNLEKSADSIKNLNDSEYDFRRFLEVTSRDIDKMYEKLIVFVKEISDSDLKKLLEKIFIEDTEFVKLFVQCPAGVSVHHAYIGGLLEHTVDVVSSCKKIWQVYDSMLNKDLLLAGAMIHDIGKVREYRVTQKGFEVTTEGELKGHIVLGVEAIREVAYKIGLTGSKLLHLEHIILSHHGEIEWGSPVVPKTAEAFVIHSLENMDAKLARFRYLQEKGKKNGNEKIWTDYDRHLQRRLWLGGQENED; this is translated from the coding sequence GTGAAACTTGGAGATAGGATTCCAAAAGAAATTTTTAACGAACTCAAGCCGAGTAAGGAACCTGATTTTCCATACCTCGAGGACTTAGGCAGCAAAGTAAATGAAAATGTCCAAGTCATAGCTAAGGTAACAAGCAGAAAACTTCAAGAGGCCCGGGATCAGAAAAAGTTTCTCCTCATGACTTTATCAGATAAAACAGGTAGTATCAGGGCAATAGACTGGTATAACGCGGATGAGAATTTCTTGAAAATAAACGATGGAGATGTAGTGGTTGCCAGGGGAAGGATAGTCTATTTTGAAGATCATATACAGCTGAATCTCGAGAAATCTGCTGACTCTATAAAAAATTTGAATGATTCAGAATACGATTTTCGCAGATTTTTGGAAGTAACATCGCGTGATATAGATAAAATGTATGAGAAATTGATAGTCTTTGTCAAAGAAATCTCGGATTCTGATTTGAAAAAGTTGCTGGAAAAGATTTTCATTGAGGATACAGAGTTTGTCAAATTGTTTGTTCAATGCCCAGCAGGGGTGAGTGTACATCATGCATACATCGGAGGATTGCTTGAACACACTGTAGATGTTGTGAGCTCGTGCAAGAAAATCTGGCAAGTGTATGATTCTATGCTAAACAAAGATCTTCTGCTCGCTGGCGCGATGATTCACGATATTGGAAAAGTCAGAGAATACAGAGTAACTCAGAAAGGCTTTGAAGTCACAACTGAAGGCGAGTTGAAAGGACACATAGTACTTGGAGTCGAGGCAATCAGAGAAGTCGCTTATAAAATTGGTCTAACCGGAAGTAAATTACTTCACCTTGAACATATAATTCTTTCTCATCATGGTGAAATTGAATGGGGGTCGCCTGTGGTTCCAAAAACAGCTGAGGCTTTTGTTATTCATTCCCTCGAAAATATGGATGCAAAGCTTGCAAGATTCAGATATTTGCAGGAAAAGGGTAAGAAAAATGGGAACGAGAAAATCTGGACAGATTATGATAGGCACCTTCAAAGACGCCTTTGGCTGGGAGGGCAAGAAAATGAAGATTAA
- a CDS encoding phosphoglucomutase/phosphomannomutase family protein, translating into MKIKFGTSGWRAIMGDQFTFSNVKIVTQAIAEYLKKNGGRKVIVARDTRFMTENYAQLVAEVLAANGIKVLMPENPTPTPVVSYAIRHYKLDGGINITASHNPPEYCGIKFNPSDGSPAPTEVTSEIEKLIEKIDERKIPLMNLREASSKDLFEIIDPKPDYFKALSELIDIERIKSAGLRVIADLLYGSSIGYLDDLCQTICSDLDVVHNYRNPYFGGGRPEPDETRLSEFSSRIKNLNWDVLISTDGDADRFGILDNNGEFVKPNEIIALLAYHLYKNKGKIGPVARTIATSHAVDAVAHTFKQKVLETPVGFKFLATVLMSENAVIAGEESGGLSIANHVPEKDGILACLLVLEMIAYEKKSLSEIRKQFEKEYGKFNNTRIDIDFQSDEEKKQFLDKFKNIEDYLVNLKIVDEDSVDGMRYFFDKDGSWLLVRPSGTEPIVRIYLESRDLQTLQTMLSAVRKISRYAE; encoded by the coding sequence ATGAAGATTAAATTTGGTACCTCTGGCTGGAGAGCTATTATGGGTGATCAGTTTACATTTTCCAACGTGAAAATTGTAACACAAGCTATTGCTGAATATTTGAAGAAAAATGGCGGCAGGAAAGTGATCGTGGCACGTGACACCCGTTTTATGACCGAAAACTATGCACAGCTTGTTGCTGAAGTTCTTGCGGCAAATGGTATAAAGGTTTTGATGCCCGAAAATCCAACTCCAACACCAGTTGTTTCTTACGCCATAAGACATTATAAGCTTGATGGCGGGATAAACATCACTGCATCGCATAATCCACCGGAGTATTGTGGAATAAAATTCAATCCATCAGATGGTTCTCCTGCTCCAACAGAAGTAACAAGTGAGATAGAAAAACTCATTGAGAAAATAGATGAACGGAAAATACCTCTAATGAATCTTCGTGAAGCAAGCTCAAAAGATCTTTTTGAGATTATCGACCCAAAACCGGATTATTTTAAAGCGCTATCAGAATTAATCGATATCGAACGTATTAAATCTGCTGGTTTGAGAGTTATTGCAGATCTATTGTACGGATCTTCCATCGGATACTTAGATGACTTGTGTCAGACGATTTGTTCAGATTTGGATGTTGTCCATAATTACAGAAATCCATATTTCGGTGGTGGAAGACCTGAGCCGGATGAAACAAGGTTGTCAGAATTTTCCAGCAGGATAAAAAATCTCAACTGGGATGTTTTGATATCTACCGATGGCGACGCAGATAGATTCGGCATACTTGACAATAATGGCGAATTCGTGAAACCCAATGAGATTATCGCGCTTCTTGCCTATCATTTATACAAGAATAAAGGTAAAATTGGTCCAGTGGCAAGAACAATAGCCACTTCTCATGCCGTTGACGCTGTGGCTCATACATTCAAACAAAAAGTTCTCGAAACACCTGTTGGATTCAAATTTCTCGCAACTGTACTTATGTCCGAGAATGCAGTAATAGCCGGAGAAGAAAGTGGTGGTTTATCCATAGCGAATCATGTTCCCGAGAAAGATGGTATACTCGCATGTTTACTGGTTCTTGAAATGATTGCCTATGAAAAAAAGAGTCTTTCTGAAATAAGAAAACAATTTGAAAAAGAATATGGAAAATTTAACAATACAAGAATAGATATAGATTTCCAGAGTGATGAGGAAAAAAAGCAGTTTCTGGATAAATTTAAGAATATTGAAGATTACCTGGTCAATCTGAAGATAGTTGACGAAGATTCTGTCGATGGAATGAGATATTTTTTTGACAAAGATGGTAGCTGGCTGCTCGTAAGACCTTCTGGAACAGAACCGATAGTTCGTATCTATTTAGAATCAAGAGATTTGCAAACACTACAAACGATGTTGAGTGCAGTCAGAAAAATCAGCAGATATGCCGAGTAA
- the topA gene encoding type I DNA topoisomerase: MANKIIIVESPAKAKTIKEILKGEYDVLSSKGHVRDLPEKEFGVNIEKDFEPTFKIIYGKEKIVQELKKKAKNKQVLLGSDMDREGEAIAWHLADILGVANEKNRIIFNEITPQAIKNAVKEPRNIDMNKVHAQLARRILDRIVGYKISPLLWKMLKTSSSAGRVQSAALKIVCEREIQRHKFQPKKFWKVQGYIGSLKFYLTHIDGKKIDMQQIDEKLAKEIEKNVKVLKVIQVKTRKIQKKAPSPFITSTLQQEAANKLGFSVKKTMQIAQQLYEGIDTPKGHRAFITYMRTDSTRVSEIAKQKAIEFITDKFGKNYLGKKVRTEKAKQNVQDAHEAIRPVNIDLTPDQVEGDLGKDQYRLYKLIWERFMASQMADAIYEETTIQFQSDRYTFESKIERRIFDGFEIILKKDKEQEITIPSGEIRISKWQIEEDETKPPARYTEASMVRALEIRGIGRPSTYATIISTLLERKYVIKSSNQLIPTVMGFVVNHYLEKKFPEIVDLQFTAKMEEALDKIEQGQKDYKELLRDFYNDFSKYLDEAQQKWLSIDMNTNLECDCKSKYKLKVGRYGLYLLCENCSKTTSLALETPAVFYENTMYFTHQEKESIETVCPVCGGKLEQMSGRYGNYIKCQNCGKTYTGFARGKCPKCSAVVEKKISKNKRIFFKCTSDNCDFISWLEPSNETCPECSQRLYYKKYRSKEVLYCQNCKKTFQLKTKK; this comes from the coding sequence ATGGCTAATAAAATAATAATTGTTGAATCACCTGCAAAAGCAAAGACAATAAAAGAAATATTGAAAGGAGAGTATGACGTACTTTCCTCAAAAGGTCATGTGCGCGACTTACCAGAAAAAGAGTTTGGTGTGAATATCGAAAAAGATTTCGAACCAACATTCAAGATAATATATGGAAAAGAAAAAATTGTTCAGGAGTTGAAGAAAAAAGCGAAAAACAAACAAGTTTTGCTGGGTTCTGATATGGATAGAGAAGGAGAGGCCATAGCGTGGCATCTGGCAGACATCCTTGGTGTTGCTAACGAGAAAAATAGAATCATTTTCAACGAAATAACTCCTCAGGCTATAAAAAATGCTGTCAAAGAGCCACGAAATATAGATATGAACAAAGTACATGCACAACTGGCAAGACGTATTCTTGACAGAATAGTAGGTTATAAAATAAGCCCGCTGTTGTGGAAAATGCTTAAGACAAGTTCAAGTGCTGGGAGGGTACAATCAGCAGCTCTAAAAATAGTATGTGAAAGAGAAATCCAGAGACATAAATTTCAGCCAAAGAAGTTCTGGAAAGTGCAGGGTTATATCGGATCTCTGAAGTTTTACCTGACACATATAGATGGAAAAAAAATTGACATGCAACAGATAGACGAAAAGCTGGCAAAAGAAATAGAAAAAAATGTTAAGGTTTTAAAAGTCATTCAGGTCAAAACCAGAAAAATACAGAAAAAAGCCCCTTCACCATTCATTACAAGTACCTTGCAGCAAGAAGCAGCCAATAAACTCGGTTTTTCAGTGAAAAAAACTATGCAGATCGCCCAGCAACTCTACGAAGGTATAGATACGCCAAAAGGCCACAGGGCATTTATAACCTATATGAGAACAGATTCAACAAGGGTTTCTGAAATAGCAAAACAAAAAGCAATAGAGTTTATCACAGATAAATTTGGCAAAAATTATTTAGGGAAGAAAGTGAGAACAGAAAAAGCAAAACAAAATGTTCAGGATGCTCACGAAGCAATCAGACCTGTCAATATTGACCTGACGCCAGATCAAGTGGAAGGTGATCTTGGCAAAGATCAATACAGGCTCTACAAATTAATCTGGGAGAGGTTCATGGCCTCACAGATGGCAGACGCTATTTATGAAGAAACAACAATCCAGTTTCAATCAGATAGATATACTTTTGAATCAAAAATCGAGCGCAGAATATTCGATGGCTTTGAGATAATTCTGAAAAAAGACAAAGAGCAAGAGATAACTATTCCTTCGGGGGAAATCCGTATAAGTAAATGGCAAATAGAAGAAGATGAGACGAAACCCCCCGCTCGATATACAGAAGCATCTATGGTACGTGCTCTGGAAATCAGAGGAATCGGTCGGCCCAGTACATACGCCACAATAATATCAACGCTCCTTGAAAGAAAATATGTCATTAAATCATCAAACCAGCTCATCCCAACAGTAATGGGTTTTGTAGTTAACCACTATCTGGAAAAAAAATTCCCTGAAATAGTAGACCTTCAATTCACAGCAAAAATGGAAGAGGCCCTCGACAAAATTGAACAGGGTCAGAAAGATTACAAAGAACTCTTAAGAGATTTCTACAACGACTTTTCGAAATATCTCGATGAAGCTCAACAAAAATGGCTTTCAATAGACATGAACACAAATTTGGAATGTGACTGCAAAAGCAAGTACAAACTTAAAGTCGGGAGATATGGTCTGTACCTTCTGTGCGAGAATTGCTCAAAAACAACGTCATTGGCTCTCGAAACGCCTGCTGTGTTTTATGAAAACACAATGTATTTTACCCATCAGGAAAAGGAATCTATCGAAACAGTGTGCCCGGTATGTGGAGGAAAGCTTGAACAAATGAGTGGCAGATATGGCAATTATATTAAATGCCAGAATTGCGGAAAGACATATACAGGCTTTGCAAGAGGAAAATGCCCTAAATGCTCAGCAG